The segment GTCCTGCAGTTGGAAAAGCCTCCGTTCCATCTCTTCTTTTGCCCTCTCTGCTTCTTCCCTCATCTGTTTTTCCCGTGCCAATATTTGACGCTCCATCTAGACGAGGGACGAGAAACTCGTTTCAAAAAGTCACCCATGAACAAATAACGATGACTAGTCTGAAGTATGACCGTCAATGCTCGATTGGAGTAGAGTGATGACTGACCTTCTTTCTGGCTTTCTCCTCTTTAGCTTGAGCCTTCATCTGCTGCACCTCAATGGagtccaccttcctcctcctcatgaaTAAATCATGGTTGCCGATGCACAACTGTAGGATCTTCAGACACAGAAAATACAAAGGTCTTAATTTAGAAAACTCTGACATAACTTGGCTGGAATTTAATCTTTATGTGACCAAGTAGGTAGACCAACCAGTTTGTTGACACGCAGCTGAGACGAGTAGAACTTAAAAACATCTTTCTTCTTGTCCAGGGGTTTAATTGTGAACTGCAAAATGGTAACATAACAGAGGTCAGATCTTCTGCACTGTTgaccattttattttctttgtctgaACAGACCGGAGAGTTTTGATGCCCTTCTTGCAGCACAGCTGGCAGGTTAGAGGAAAAATTCTGTACTGAGAATATGTAGGTTTCAAAAATAGAGGTCTATATCAACATAATATTACTCACGTTTCTCAGACAGTTGGTCAGTGTTGagagcaaaattaaaaaaataaaatgaaatatcattTTCACCttgactgtaaaataaaatgtttgtctaTTTAGATACAGTATTGCATCAACTTTCCTGTTATTCCAAAGTCAGAAGAAAAGTAaccaaaaatttaaattgtgtgACAGTGATCGATAACTTTGGTGTTGGTGTTCCTTTGGTAGTTTAGTGTCTTCAGTTACCTCTTTTTCGCTGTAAGAAATGTTGCGTATGCCACTCCAAGGAAAGGATTTGTTAGGATTGAGTTTGCTGTTTGGGCTGTAGATGTGAAGCCCCTGAGCATCCACTCCAAGCAACAAGTCAGTGTCCCTTTTATTTTGCTGTCAAAACAAAATgagtttaaaacagaaaaacagactgTCAGAGCAACGTACAAGGTGCATTTTTCATCGTGTTACAATATACAATGGAGCAATGATGGGAAACATCACACTTatttaaaaccttttctttgattaattgataaatgacttagattatttttttaacaatatccAAGTGATGGACATCCTTTTTAGGGATTAAGCTCCTTTCACTTTTTGCTGcaggacaaacacaaacccaaaCGTCAGACTTCAAGATTAAACTAAGCTGAggtaaaaatgtgaaaacctTATACTCAAAAGTGTCCTGTATGGACAGGATACATTTCAACATGGCAGCAACAATAAAATCTGCAACCCTGTCACATTACAGAATATTCATGATACATGATGGAGGAAGGGATTTTGCAAAATTTTGTATCAGTGGAAAGTTCAAAATGAGGGAACAGCAACACGCGGATGACTCTGGATAAAAATATGACTGtctaatacagtggtacctctacttacgaatgtctctacttacgaaattttctacttaagaaatttctcagcaggaaaatattgccttcacttacaaaagaaatttcgacttacgtaatgtaaaaacacagtatcggctgatacttgaatctcacACATGTTTCTGAatacaacattctcatagctgctctgccattggctattatctattacgtatcttcctggcctCCCaatggctaagagggatgccactcccaACTCTGTGCGGAgatagatcggtgtttatgcagtgtcttcggcattcggcCCTCAACCcgtgacgtgttctgatagttttgcgcaaatataatacgTTTTTGAggacgtattcactatggaccccaagaaagtgacggactaaagaggaaaagaaaagatgaagtttttttttgtccgtacaaagcaagagatcataaaaaagcttgaaaaaggaatgcgtttggttgatctcgccaaagaatacgGCCAAAATGCATCTACAAGggcacgttattaaaacaaaaggaagtttaaggagtttaaggtaTCGTGTGGGttgttggagaagttcaaaaggaggactggaattcactctgttgttcggcattgtgagataggagcgcatgacccaaagagggcaaaaaacaatgaggacagcagttaaaaggtaaatgaccgtcattattattctttagtctgttttttacgttatgcatatctctcatttattgtataataatctaatcgtaacatgtatttgttacatgttttgatgcatttttatgcattataaaacattcatgtcggaattttttgggggcttggaacggattagggcatttgcatggaaaacgcctctctacttacgtaattttctacttacgtaacttcttctggaaccaattcatttcataagtagaggtaccactgtacaagCGTATCttatttgtggtttttttttgtttagttccAATAAAATGTCTAGCCCTAAAATACCACAACACTTACAGTAATTGAAAAATAGCTGACACCGTACATCTCAAGGTCTTGAGCAATTTTCAGGTATTCCATCTCAGCCTCATCTCTGTATTGACAATatgaaataacaaaagaaagTGTATCAAAACCTTGATATGTCATACTATAAGACAATTCTGTGtcagtgtttatttgtttttacatgccGGATGTCAGAAGCCTCGTGTCGGTCCTACCTAGCGATGCCTCTGTGCTCTGCATACCAAGCTGTGATCTTCTCCTCCCACATGTCAGCTGTCATTTGGTACTGCATTAAAACCTTGAATAAAAGCCCACAGTCACAGAAAACTCACATACAGATACATAAACACAGAGACACTTTCCAACTGATGTAAGCAATACAAAAAGGGAACACTTCATAACGGGCTTTAGCTATAAACAACCAGATTTACATCTAGTACAGAACACTTACTCTTTTTGGCAAAAGCTCATCTTGTGCCAGGAAACCCAGCTTGTGAAAGTTTGGGTCGTAGTCCCCATACTGTGATTGAGATTGCAGGGTGGAAAAAGAATGGCAGAGGAGAAGAAATGCTTTATTGTTGCAGAATAAAATCAGGCAATATATAGGAAAATAACcggcaaaacacaaacacatagaatacattttcataaatgtttaccCTAAGAATAAGTTTCCcctcataaaaacaacactgatTTTCTAAATAACACAATGTTTGTCTCATGAATGTGGAATTTCTCTATGTGAAGctgattaaaacatttatctttttattctttttcaagttttttcaCATGAATAATTAACAATGAATTACAGGTGGACTAATGGAAAAGAGACACCAATAAAGGTTTAGAAATCCCATAATCACAAACGCAAACGactacaaaagacaaaaaaaacccaactacTGTACATTGCTGTCTGCTTTTACAGATTTTGTTGCTGTTAATACCATCAAAGATCGACAGTTTAACTAAAGATAGCATTTCCTCTCCTGCTACTTTTGACCTTAAACATGGATGCTTACCTTGGCTTGGACAGCATATGACGCCAGCAGAACAGAAGCTTCTGGGGAACAGAATATTTCTTCatctaaaatttgttttttcacctATAAAAGTTTgaagacatgaatgaatgaacatcaattgaacttAGGTTTCTTTCGTCTGCCATTCTTCTATCTACACTCAAGATCAAGTatttgatatacagtactgcTGATTTTGGATGTTTTCCCACTTATGAAGCATGTAGACAAGTCTGTAAATTTTTAGCATCGGTAGACTGCAACTATGAGAGATGGAATCTAAaacaaaaatccagaaaatctCATTGtactatttttaattaattttctttctattgCATGACATAAGTATTTGATCACACAACAAGCAATAAGAATTCTGCTATCAGCTAAATTACCTGTAAGAAGAAGAGGTGTTGTGTTATTTCTTGTACAAgttcttcttctactttttcTGGGAAGAATTTTGCCaagaaatgaaatgttatgGGAGAATCCTTGGGAACCTCCTGGTCCAAAACCTTGATGCCCAAATACAGGGTAGACAAAAAAGTCAAAAGCGCACGTGTATAATATTTAGTGGGTTAGACCAGCCTCCAATTTAAATTCCATACAAATTTACATGACTATTTCATTTACTGATtaagcaaaaatgaaaatggcagAAGTTCTTAACAAGGCACCTCGTATGTGAGGATTTACCtaatttcactgaattttggATGGTatcaagataaaataaaaatatgaagtcACCTCACAAAATATACTGTTTATCAACTTCactatcaaaatatttaaaatcatccGCATTGTGCTGTTTCTGAGTGGTCTTTAACcagatttttccttttcttaccCGTTTCTCTGGTTTCAGCCAGGCGTAGGTGTCCTTCACGGTGTACCTGAGCCCAAAGAACCAGGTCTCTCTCAAACCAACAGTGCGACACACTAAATCAAACAAGTCTTTGCCTTTCCATTTCACCTGAGAAAAACAGTACTGACAGGTTATAAATATGTTCTTCAGTAGCACCTGTATCCATTTCTTGAAAATATTACaagcaaacaaaatattaaattgtgATTTCTTATATGGAGCCTACAACTAGAAACTTCAGGGCTTAGAATCTTTGTGTAACTAATTGAGATCTGTATATTTCACTGTACATACTTCATCTATATTTTGTTTGTACAAAAGTATATCTTCCTCCTATTTAATATAAGCCTTAATCTTAATTCTATTCTATCCCCAATTTATATTCTTCTTTGTAGGTTTATCCTTCTCATTTTGTTAGTATGTcttgaatgctgctgcaacatgtgaATTACCCGGTTTTGGATTGGCTCTTGGATCTATTGTTATCTATCTGTCTAAATGTCTGTGGAGATTGTTAGTGATCCATCTCATGTCTCTGCTGAATGAAGTTAACTGGACTTCTAGGAAAGTCTGAAGACaattcgcctctcatccaagaggctttgaGACctttggatgagaggagaataataaaacatcaacattcaggaaaaacaaatggcactgcttcacatttttaatgttatgtttgtAAATGATATCTAGGACAAACTGACTAGAAGTAGAAAGCTCTTGGCTGCTAATGACATCTGCTAAACTCCCTCCTGAGAAACATCGATGGATGCTTTTCAAAGTGGTGTTACATCTTTCCTTTTTGTAAGTGTCAAGAAAAGCCCGTCTTATACTCTGATGCATGTCTTTAAGCTGTAGggttaacaaaaataaatccctACCTCACAACTGAACTCCATTTCAGCATCCATTGTGATAACTTTGACTTTAAAAGTCTTCGGCTGTTTCTTCTTTAACCCGAGGATGGACATGTTGAATTTGTTGCTGTTTAAGACACAAAGATAAACCAAGACACGggtattcattttaaaaataaagcactTGACGTTACAGCGGGATCCACGCGTAAACAACAGCTCATTTTAGAAAGTAGCTGGTAGATAAATAGACGTGAAATGAGTTCTCATGAAAAGATTGTGTGCAGTTTAACGCTCATGAATCACTGTTCTTGTTCAGTCAGAACACAGTAAAGCTGAAATGTTAGGACGTACGTGGCCCTTTACCAGCGAGAGAAGTCCAAGGCGTCTGCCGTCCGAAGGGGCTCGGAGGTGGGAGAGCTTTTTGTTAGGAGACcgatgctaagctaacacctAAGCCACGAAAACGGACCAAAACAAAGCGTAGAAAGAGTAAAACTCTTGAAATACCGCCATGATAAAGTACGTCGTTTCGAAGTATGTGCCTTTCAAAACACTAAAGTTATCACAATTATCACTTTGAGGCAACTTTGGTAACTTTAGGAGGATTTT is part of the Antennarius striatus isolate MH-2024 chromosome 13, ASM4005453v1, whole genome shotgun sequence genome and harbors:
- the nf2b gene encoding NF2, moesin-ezrin-radixin like (MERLIN) tumor suppressor b; the encoded protein is MSILGLKKKQPKTFKVKVITMDAEMEFSCEVKWKGKDLFDLVCRTVGLRETWFFGLRYTVKDTYAWLKPEKRVLDQEVPKDSPITFHFLAKFFPEKVEEELVQEITQHLFFLQVKKQILDEEIFCSPEASVLLASYAVQAKYGDYDPNFHKLGFLAQDELLPKRVLMQYQMTADMWEEKITAWYAEHRGIARDEAEMEYLKIAQDLEMYGVSYFSITQNKRDTDLLLGVDAQGLHIYSPNSKLNPNKSFPWSGIRNISYSEKEFTIKPLDKKKDVFKFYSSQLRVNKLILQLCIGNHDLFMRRRKVDSIEVQQMKAQAKEEKARKKMERQILAREKQMREEAERAKEEMERRLFQLQDEARLANEALLRSEETADLLAEKAQIAEEEAKLLAHKAAEAEQERQRLEVTAMKTKEEKRLMEQKMREAEQLAVKLVEQSERRLKEADHLKQDLTEAKDAERRAKQKLLEITKTTYPLIAAYSTPPPPPAPPEAPDFAYESTSTRLDFKDSDMKRLSMEIERERLEYMEKSKHLQDQLKELKTEIESLKLEEQQQQAGLYNPRSEARGYVQETVYLPHSNRNSAYMSQMAYFEEV